The window ACCAACCCTTCGGCGTGATCAATAACTTGGCCCCGCCCACGATAGGAGTAGTTACCCGTCTTTTCAAGGTACTCAGATGAATGCGCTTCCTTCATCTCGCTCGGCCAGTCAGACAGAAATGCCGACCGTACATCGCCATCAAGTGTCGAAAGACGATTAGAAATGATGTCGCCAGGTTTTACATTGCACAGATGGCAAAATGCCGTGGCTTCATCTTTCGCGCTTCGCAATAGAACGTCCGCACACTCGTCGCCGGGTGTGTATGGTCGAACATCGATGACTTTTAATGTGTCCATGTTTGCCTAACGTTCTGGACAACAGGCGGCGCAGCCGTCGAAGTTCATTGTCATGTTAAACATTTGCAACCTCCCAGCGAAATGGCGCGCCGTAGTCTTTCGTAATCGTCCCAATCTTTTCAAATGATGCGACGGCCGCAGGAGGTAGGGTGAACCGCAGAATCAAATCGATCCTACACTTGCGACCAGCCGAGCCAGGATAGGCCGACGCCAGCTCGCCAGACTCGATGAAGCCAAGGTAGGCGTTCAATTTCTCTTGGAGCAGATAAAGATGGTCGCTCACGTTATCCCAATCCAGGGAATCGATAATCGTCAAGACCGTTTCGTCTGATGCTTTGTCGACTCCTACGGCGTCAACCTCATTTGTTGCTTCTATAGCCATCGCTTGTTGATGTTTAACGTTCAGGTTGATCCACGCGGAGCGTGGGCATCAAATAGCATGTTGAACTAAACCGCTGCGCGGTGGCAAGACGCGCAACGAAGGATCGTGCTCGATGAGCAAGTCTCCTACGCTGGACTTGGGAATGTTCCCGGTTCATTCGAGGAGAGCATCATGAGCCCGCTTCGTCAGCAAATGATCGCCGACATGCAATTGCGCGGTCTGGCCCAACGCACCCAGAAGACCTATCTGGCGGTGGTCGAGCAACTTGCCGACTACTACCATCAGTCGCCCGCGCACCTGACCCAGAACCAGATCCAGTGCTACCTGCTGCACCTGATCGAGGACCGCAAGCTGGCCTGGAGCAGCACCAACCAGGCTGCCTGCGCCTTGCGCTTCCTGTACCGCACCACGCTGCACCAGCCTGATACGTACTGCTGCATCCCGGCCCGCAAGAGCGCCGCCCAGCTCCCGGAGATCCTGTCGCCCAATGAAGTCGCTCGCCTGCTGGACGCCTGCCTGCTGCTCAAACACCGTGCCCTGCTGATGACGACGTACGCGGCAGGGCTACGGGTTTCAGAGACTTGTGCGCTGAAGGTAGACGACATCGACAGCGAACGCATGATGCTGCGTATCGAAGGCGGCAAGGGAGGCCGCGACCGCTATTCGCTCTTGTCACCCGCGTTGCTGGAAACGCTCCGCCAATACTGGCGGGCAGAGCGGCCACGGCACTGGCTGTTTGCCAAACGCAATGGCAGCGGCCCCATCGATGTCTCGCAGGCGCAGAAGGTGTTTTACCGCGCCAAACGACGCGCCGGCATCCACAAGGTGGGCGGCATTCACAGCCTGCGGCACGCGTTCGCCACCCACCTGCTGGAAGCCGGCGTCGACATCCACACCATCGGGCGCCTGATGGGTCATGACAAGATCACGACCACGGCACGCTATCTGCATCTGCGGCAGCAGCAGGCAAAGACCAACTCCCCCTTGGACCTGCTGTCGGCGCTGAAGAACAAGCAGTAGAACGTGGCCGGCTGCGGCCGCACCGAACTGGCCGATATTTTCCGCCTGCACGGGCAAGGCTACCTTGCCACGCATGCGCTCGCCCGATCGCAAGCCAAGGCATGGCGTGCGATCGTCTCCTGCCGTACCCCGGCCCTGGGCGGGCATGTCGACCAATGCGCCGCCTGCGGCACGACCAGGCACGTCTATCATTCCTGCCGCAACCGCCACTGTCCGCGCTGCCAGACACGCGCCAAGGAACAATGGATCGCGAACCGGCATCGCGAACTCCTGCCGGTGCCTTACACCCATCTGGTCTTTACCATCCCGCATGCGCTCAATGGCGTGGCCAGCCATCACTTCCGGGCAATCACCGACATCCTGTTCGCGTCGGCAGCCGCCACGTTGACCGCCTTCGGCGGCAACCCGCGCTGGCTGGGCGGCAAGCTCGCGTTCTCGCTGGTGCTGCATACCTGGTCGCAGAGCCTGATGCGGCACCTGCATGTGCATGCACTGGTTGCAAGTGGTGCATTGACGCCGGACGGGCAGTGGGTGAGCAGCCGTCGCGGCTTCCTGTTCCCGGTCAAGGCGCTGTCGAAGGTGTTTCGCGGGAAGTTCATTGATGCGCTTACCCAGGCGCGCGAGCAAGGGCGCTTGAACCAGGATGCCAACACCAGCGACGCGGCATGGCGGCAGTTGCTGCGCGAGTTACGCCGGCACGACTGGGTGGTGTACGCCAAGCAGCCGCTGGGCGGTCCGGCTCAAGTACTGGAGTACTTGGCGCGCTACACGCATCGGGTTGCCATCTCCCACGAGCGGCTGGTCAGCATGGCCAATGGCACCGTCGCCTTCCGGGTGCGCGACAACGCCAATCCGGGCAAGAAGCGCATAGAGCGCCTGCCGGCACAACAGTTCATCGGCCGCTTCCTGCTGCATGTACTGCCGTTGGGATTCAAGCGCATCCGGCACTACGGCATTCTCGCCAGCGTTCACAAGCACAGGCAGCTGGCGCGATGCCGGCAGGCACTGGCAGCGCCCGAACCAGACGCCGCCATCATTGAAACAGTCGATGCGTTCTTGCGCAGGGTAACCGGACAGGCGCTGGCTTGCTGCCCGCATTGCGGACAGCCCGCAATGCGATTGATGGAAGTGGTCGCGCCCAGCCGGTGGCATGCTTGCTCGACAGGACCGCCATGAATGCTGCCCAAGAATTCCATCACCCCTTGGGATGGCAAGCGACGTTGCCAGGGCGGGGCTCGTCCGGTCCGGCAAAATCAAGGCACGATCAACACACGGCCGGAGGCCATCGACATCTGCCTGCTTGTCGGCAGATGTATCAAACAAGAGAAATGGTCGGCCGGCACCGGATTCCCTTGCCAAACCAACACCCGCCCGGCTTACAATCCCCCTAACCACCGCCGAAGTTGGCGGTTCAGTCCAACAGCGTTTATCTGCCGCTGCCGCGCCGCAGCCCTTGACTGACGCTGCTGGAGCGACAGATAAACTCTATTCGTTATAGGCCTGTAGATTGGCCGCTGGAAGTGGCGGCTTTACGAACGAATCCGGCCACTGAACCATCGAGCCTGTTCAGATCGACTCGCCACCACACCAGGGCGACGCCAATGGTTGCACCGGCGATGAGTGCCGTTTGGATGTAGACCGCTCCCTGCAATTGTCCGTTTTCCCGAAACTTTCGAGTTTCAATTGTCGGAACCACACGACTGTTTTCGACAATTGAAACTCGAAAATTCTCGCGCACTAGACCATTGATTTATATAGGTGACCCAAATCCGACATTTACCGCAAAAAGCTGTAACGGTCACCAGTAATGCTTGTCCGCATTTGAAAAGGACAATTGAAACTTGAAAATTTCATTCTTTTCGGAATGTTGACCTTCCTACAATACCGTTGGGGCTAGAAGTCCGGTGTCAGCACAAATGGCTGCTCTCGGTCATGTTTCGGCCGTTGTCCTACTTTAGGCATGTGCCCGTGATCGACCCAAAGCGGTAGTCTGAGCACTCGGAGTGGCAAGCTGACGCAGCTTTTCGGCTTCGTTCCGCAGAAGAATTAGCTCTGGAAGTTTTTGCAGCGCGAGGGTAAACAAGGAGACTGCCAGTCCTATCAGGAGTGTATGTGATAAATTTGAATCGGATCAAGCCACAGCCAAACTGCGAGGGCGGCGAGCAAAATCCAAGATACCACGCGGACTACCATCGACCCAGACGGCCGCTTGCCCAATGTTTGCTCGGGGCTGCTAACTGTAGCAAACAGTTCCGGCGATTCGATCCACTCGGCAACTGCCTTCATAACGACGGGATCGTTGTAGAGAAAGCTGTGACGTCCGAACTTGACCTGACTTGGTACTTTCTTTAGCGACCACTTTGGCCCAAGCCCGGGTGACTTCCTGACATGAATATCCAACAACCAATTAGGCCAAAAGGACTCTTCACCATAGCCGTAGCGATGAAGCCTGACTATGGGCCAGACAATCATCAACCCATGAAGCAATAAAGACAAAATGGCTATCCAAAAAAATCCCCACAATTGGAATTTGGCGATCCCGAAGCTTGAACGCATCAAGAATTCCACTACATTCGGGGTTTTCGCATAGAATAAATACATGCGTTTTAGAAGCACAGCGAAGCCGAGCAAGAAGGAAATATAGACGGCTGGCCGAATGGCGTAGGACAAGACGTCATGGATGAAATGGGCGAGTCCCCCAAAACCGCGCAGAATTCGCAAAAGCATGCGTGCTTCGTCAAGATCAACGGAAACGGCTAGTAGCCTGGTGTCCCGCACAAAGCGATAGGGCTCGCGCATGGAGACGTAAAGTCGTCGCTGCTTGGCCCGAACCTTTTTAAAGGCTACGGCTATCACCGCATGCAAAATGCTCTTCTTGAGGCGTAGTTTAATGGAGATGAACAGTATTCCAATGAACACGACGAGACATACAACCGTAACTGCTGTCCCTACGCTAGAAGAAAAACGCCCATTCACATTCGCAATCTCATAAATGAAGGCAACTACTCCCAAAAAAAGAAGAGTGATTGCCCACAGCCACATTAGGTATAGGTTTCGACCTAGCTTGACGATTTCCTTGAACAACCGAATCGGTCCTCGTAAGTCTCGGCGCCGGGAGTGAATGAAGGGGGTGCCGAGTGTGATGACGCCGCTTAACGACTGTCGGACTGATTCGTCTTCACATGCATGAAGGACAATCGTTCCACCATGGCTGTGCGCGATGACGAAGTGCTTTGCAGCGGGATGCCGCTGATGCTGATCAAGCAAGCAATTGCCGATATTCTCCGATTCTTTCAGCCGCCCGATGTGTGTGTTGATGCCCGACCATTCCGGAGCCGTGATGACACAGCCTGGGTAGCGGGCCTCCAGAAAGTCTCGAAGCTTTGAGCCGGGTTGAGTCCACGCGGCCTTCGGCCTGAAAGTGCCATGGATCAGCGTGAATACATATGGCGGGTCCATCCATCTGCCCCTTGGTGGCAACCGGCCTCATGGGCCAGGAAACGAGCGTGACGGCCTGCAAGGCTCGTCGACGACAGCGCGGCCAAGAATTTTCGAGCGAGATCTAAGCGAAGAAGTGGTACGCACATTCGACAAACTTGAACATATAGTAAGCGCCGGCGATGGATTTGGTCAAATTGCCAGACATGGTGTTGACGTCCTTGACTTCTCCAGCTTTACGCTCTAGCGCCCGCCGCCGCCTTGAAGCAAGTGGCCATCGAAGTCTGCTTTTGGCCGAACTCAGCAGCAGATTGACCGGTGGCCATCGGCTTCAATGGGTGACTTACCGAATCGATCGAAGCTGTCAATGGCATGGCGTCAAAAGCGATATTTGTCACCAAAAATTTTCAACATTAATTGTCCATTTTCGACTTTCAATTGTCGGAACCAATAGTGCTTTCGACAATTGAAACGTGAAAAGTCTCGCGCTCTAGACCGTTGATTTCTATAGGTGACGCAAATCCGACAATTACCGAAAGAAGGTGTAACGGTCATCAATATTCCTTTTCCGAATTTGAAATGGACAATTGAAACTTGAAAAGTCCATTCCTTTAGGAATGTTGACCGCTTATGGATACGGTTGGGGCTAGAAGCCGGGGTTAGCGTAATTGACCGCTCTTGGCTACGTTGCGGCCGTTGTCAAACGTTAGTGATATGCCCGTGTTCGACCCACAACTGCCTGTCGCTTTGCTCCGAAGCGGACGTTCAACGTTCGTGTGCAGACCTATAGCTCTCGAATTCGCTCCTCAATGCCAGATATTACAGCATGAGCCGTGGCCGGACGCAGCGATAGGTCCCGCGCGAGCACCTGTGCGAGTCGTTCCGCAATCTCGTTGGGCACGTCAGGTCTAAAACTGCGAATGTCGGGCGCGTCCTTATTTACCTTAGCTTCAAGAACCGCCAGGATCTCTCGAGTGTCATCAAACGGTATTACCTTTGAAATCATCTCGAACAGGACAATGCCGAAACTGTATATATCTGCCTGAGGTGTTGGCGGCATTCCCACTATTAGTTCCGGCGCAAGGTAACCCGGGGTTCCCGCGAACTCCCTAGGAATAACGGTAATGACACGTTCTACTGCGCCTAGAATCTTTGCGATTCCGAAGTCGCTCAATGCGACGCGGCCTTCTGGATTCGACTCGAAGAGTACATTGCCAGGTTTCACATCGAGGTGAATCACACCACGCGAATGCGCATAGTCGAGCGCCTCGGCAATCTGTGAGGCTATAGAAAGGATGTCGCGTCCAGGCAACCTGTTATGGGTTCTCAGCCAATCTTGTAGGGAACCGCCCTGAAGATATTCAAGGATCGTGAAGGGATATCCTATGCGTAGACCTCGGTCCAGAGTTTGCACGATATTCCGATGTGTCAAAATTTCCGCGCTGCGTTGTTCTTGTTGGAAGAGTTCCCATGGTGGTGAGTTTGGCGTAAGTCCACGCCAGTACACCTTTGCCAGGACCGTGTGGCCGCCCGGATCCTCGGCCTTGTAGAGAGTGGCTCTTGTGCCTCCGAAAAAAGCCGACGAAACGCGGTATTTTTTACCGGCAGCGCCGTCGAGAATTGTGCCCCGACCGACGACTGGGCTGGGAAATGCTTCAGTGGTCGAAGCGTCCGATGACACCATGTCTTCGCCCCCGTTTAGCGGGTTTACTAGTGCCTTTGGACGTTCACCGATAGAAGGAGGCCAAAACGAGATGCTCCGGCCCTGTGCAAAAGCCACAACGTAAATCACCGTGACGATGACAGTCAGAATGACGATAGCAGCACTGATGACGATTGCGATTATTGATCCCGTTGACAGAAATTTAATCAGTTCGCTCATCTGCGTTCTATGGCTTGCGTCTCTAAGATGCTCAACTTGTTATAAATTGCAGAACGCCTGATTAACTTGGAATCCGGTATTTAACGGCAACGGTAAACAGGCCCGTAGCCTTAGTGAATTGGCTATGCGTTGTTTCTTATATAAATATACACGATCAGCGGTGCCAGCAAACTAAGCAATGTAACAGGCGACAGGGGGGTGTTCAATCTATCGCTGAGGTAAACGGACCTACAGAAATTGTCTAATTTCAAGATTCTGCATGAATGGCAGGGAATGGCCGGCTATAGGCCTACACATGATATCGTTCAACGGCCGGTAATCGTCATGAAACGGTCATCCATACATAATTGGCCAAGCACGGGTGCCGACTCCAAACTGGTCTTACAGGCAAGCCGAAAACCGACGGTCAACGTGGATGCAAGCAACCTACCAGGACGGACAGACGCAGATAATCTAGGCAGGGTCCGGTAGAGCCACCTGACGTCAGGTTATGGCTCGCTTCACATATAGGCTGCCTGAAAGCAGCTTCTAAAGGACCAAAACGTCGTTTCCGATAAAACCATGGAAAGGCGTATGTGGTGCCGCACAGCCGATAAAAACTTGTCCAGCTTCTAAGGAGAAAGCTCCTTCATGTCTGCGATGTACTTGTCGCCAGTTTGCCAGCCGAATATAAGCAACATGGCGCAGTACTATTGCAAATTGTCAATTCCCCACTGTGTATTCGCGCTAATCTTAGTTCGATAAATAAGCCATCCGCCGTGCATACATCTCGATGACATGCCGTACTAACAGAGGAGCCACGGCTTGTGTCAAACAGGACGTACGAGAATGAAATGTACACAAAAAATATTTGCTGTCGCATACATCCTGACGACCCTTTTTTTCTTTTTGTGTGGCGTTTCACTTATTGTGTTCGCCGCTATCGAACTATGGTTTGCGGTCAATCCATTAGCTCAACTCCCCATGCGCTCTCGTTTTGTTCAAATCCTTGAATGCATTGGACTGCTTACTATTGCAGTGGCAGCATTCGAACTTGGCCAGACGATTCTTGAAGAGGAAGTACAGCGTTCGGCCAGTATGAGTGCACCCACACGCGTACGGCGTTTCATGTCACGATTCTTGATAGTAGTCATTGTGTCGTTGTCTATCGAATGCCTGGTCGCGGTATTTCAGCTCATACACAAATCGCCTGAATTGCTGCCGCAAGCCGCTTCAATTGGTATCGCAGCTGCCATACTGCTTGCAGCATGGGGCTTGTTCGTCAATCTGAATATTGCTGCTGAAAACCTCGAGCCACAGGCTATGCAACAAGCCAAGGCCGAAGACCATAAAGTTGAGACTTAATCCCATGGACCGCAATAGCACAATTGCAGTCGTATTGATTCGTTAATCGGCTCAGGAGACACGAAATGACCAGCAAGAACACGATCTGTCTGTGGTACGACGGCGGCGCCGTTGAGGCCGCCAACTTCTATGCCGAAACATTTCCCGACAGCGCTGTCGGCGCCGTCCTCCGCGCACCGGGCGACTATCCCGACGGCAAGCAGGGCGATGTCCTCACGGTCGAGTTCACCGTCGTCGGCATCCCCTGCGTCGGGCTGAACGGCGGCCCGCATTTCAAGCACAACGAGGCCTTCTCTTTTCAAATCGCGACCGACGACCAGGCCGAAACCGACCGCTTGTGGAACGCCATCGTCGGCAATGGCGGCCAAGAAAGCGAATGCGGCTGGTGCAAGGACCGGTGGGGATTGTCATGGCAAATCACCCCGCGCGCCCTTATCGCGGCGATATCCGATCCCGATCCTGCAGCGGCCAAGCGCGCATTCGACGCGATGATGACCATGAAAAAGATCGACATCGCCGCGATAGAGGCGGCACGGCTGGGCTGAAACCTATCCTCAAGTGAATGGAGCGTGTCGCGCACGTTCTCTCCTGTTCGGATTTGAGGGGATGGCTGACCGACCGGTTCTGTTAAGGGTTGTAGGATGGCTCTTGACTGAAAGCCCGTGCTCATACAGAAGTGCGCAAAGTTAATGTGCGAACTTTGCGACTGCCTTCTCGTTCCATGCAATACCTTGACCAGGCCGGTCCGGAATATTGATATACCCGTTCTCAAGGATAAATGGATCCTGTAGCACAGGATCGGCCCAGTCCTGCCATTCCAGCCAATGAGCCGTATCAGTGACCCGCATGAGATGCGCTGCTATTTCTGGATACAAATGTGTCGACATCGGAATGCCAGCGGCACTTGCGATGCCAGCCGCCCGCAACCATCCACTTGCGCCACCAATTCGCATCCTGTCCGGCATGACATAGTCGCCAGCCGCCGCGCGCACTGCTTGGTACAGCAGTCGTGGGCCGTAAAAATTTTCGCCTAGCGCGAAGTATTTTTGCCGGGTTCAACATTAAGCATGGGGCCGTTGCGCTATGTCAGAAGTGCTTGTTTAAGCCGGTACGTGAAACGATGAAAATCGCTGGTATTTTTCCTAGACTGACTTTCCGTGGCCACGGAAATGCCACGGCCTGGATATCAATGGCACGAAAGGAAACACCATGCGCATTTTATCTACGTTGGCGCGACAGGTCGGTACAGCAACGATTGGGCCATGTCTATAGTCGGTACGTTCATGACCGCTCGCCGTTGCCAGAAAGGAGATCCTTATGGCTTCTAACCCGATGCTTGAGCCATCATCGCTCGCACCACCTCATCGATCAATCAGAGATTTGCCCGGTCCTAGAGGCGTTCCATTTCTTGGGAATGCGCTGCAAATCAAAACTTCCAGAATTCATTTACAACTTGAGGCGTGGAGCCGAGTTTACGGCGAGCGTTATCGCATATCACTAGGACCGAGAACATTTCTAGTGACATCAAATCAAAACGACATAAGCCAAGTGATGAAGGATCGCCCTGATGGATTCCGCCGCACCAGCAGGCTGGAAATGATAAGTAAGGGATTCGGCATGGGTGGTCTATTCTCCGCGAATGGAGAACAGTGGAAGCGTCAGCGACCGCTCATAATGTCAGCCTTTAATCCAGGACATGTCAAGGCCTATTTCTCGGCAATTCACACAGCGACACGCCGGTTGCAGCAGCGCTGGAAAAATTTTTCTGAGTCCGGTGCCGCATTCGAGCTCGAACCTGACCTGATGCGGTATACCGTGGATATCACTGCTGGCCTTGCCTTTGGAACGGACATAAACACTATTGAAAGTAAGGAAGAAATCATCCAGGAACATTTGCAAGACATCTTTCGGATGTTGCAGAAGAGGCTGTTTGCTCCAATCCCATACTGGCGCTGGATACGTTTAGCAGAGGATCGCAAGCTCGACCAGGATCTGCAATCTGTAGGCGTCGCAATAACTGGGTTCATTGCCGCCGCTCGTCAGCGCATGCAAAATAATCCAAGTTTGTATGAACAGCCAAGCAACCTGCTCGAGGCAATGATAGCGGCGCGTGATGGGAACGACAGTAAGCTTTCCGAAAGCGAACTGGCTGGGAATATGCTGACCATGCTGCTAGCCGGGGAAGACACCACCGCCCATACGCTTGCCTGGCTGATTCACTTTCTCTACTGCAGTCCTCAAGTGCTGGAGCGTGTACGCCAGGAGGTTAATAGCGTGCTCGGCGCAGAACCAATTGCAACTCGGCATGAGCAATTGAGTCAACTCGACTATGTCGATGCTTGTATTCAGGAAGCGATGCGGCTCAAACCGGTTGGCCCAATCATGGCCACTGAAGCCAACCAAGACACAGTGCTGGCCGGCATCTCCCTTCCAAAAGGCAGCTTAGTCATGTTACTTACTCGAATGGGCTGTCTGAATGAGGAGCACTTCGATGCCCCGCAAGCATTTCTACCTGAACGCTGGTTAGGAGGGGCTACACCGGCAACGCATAGGAAGATTTCCATTCCTTTCGGCGCTGGCCCGCGTACCTGTCCAGGACGCTATCTAGCGTTGGAAGAAATGAAGATGCTGATCTCAATGCTGCTTCATAACTTCGATATTGACAGTGTCCAGACCACTGATGGAGACACGGTCGAGGAACGATTGAGCTTTACTCTGGTTCCTGTTGGTTTACAGATGCGATTAGCCGATCGACGAAGCTAGACTTAGCTTTCCATCATTTAGTAGCGGCGCATGCTGGTACTGGAGATGCGGTTTCACCCGCCATCGAGCACACCCTTCAGTGAGTCGCCCCATCTGCAGGTTGGGTGTGCAGGGTGTTGTTGAGCAACGCGATATGATGCTTTCGCACCAGGAGTCTGCGCGGCAGAAGAAAAGGAAATTTACTTAAAAATTTTCAGCCTTATAGAACGCGCTACAAGCGATTTTTTCGGCTGTGTGAAGAGGGTAAAAGACCCCTGAAATTGCCAGAAATCGATCCTCAATCCTTCTGCCGCGCAGATTCCTAGAAGACTTTTATGCGCAGTGTCATTAGTTCATTCGGTAATCCCGAATGACGTCCGCATCCGGCTCAATGCCAAGCCCTGGACCTTGCGGCACCGCGATAGCGCCGCGCTTGGGGATGATTGCATCGCCGTACAACTGCGCTTCCAGATCGAAGTAGCGCCATTCCACCAGCGCACTCGGACCGCCTAATGCAGCACTGCTGTGTACACTCGCAAGCAATCCGGGACCGTCATAAAATGCATGCACCATGACGGTCGTATTATGGGCACTAGCCAGCGCGAATACTTTGCGTAATTCGGTGATGCCACCCATCTTCGCCGGGCTCGGCTGCACGAAATCGACAGCTTGCGCTTGCAGCAAGTGCTGGAAATCCATCAAGGTCGATGCATTCTCGCCGGCAGCGATCGGAATCCCGCCTTCGCGGCGCACCCTTGCGAGGCCGTCATAATTTTCAGGTGGCCACACCGGTTCTTCCAGCCAGCGCAAGTTATAGGGATGCAGTTCATTGGTCCTATCCAGCGCTTCGCGCACCGTCCATGGACAATTCACGTCGAGTGTCATCTCCACATCGTCCCCGGCTGCTTCGCGCGCAGACCGCACACAGTCGATCTTCACTTCATGCAACTTGATATGCCGGTAGCCGTCGCTCAGTGCACGCGTGACATTTGCTGTGACCAGTTCGGGATCCGTGTACCGGATAAGGCTAGCATAACAGGGCAGTCGGTCGACGTCGCTGCCTCCCAGCAGTTGATGAACCGGTTGGCCGGCCTCTTTGCCAGCGATATCCCACAACGCTATATCCAGCGCCGACAAACCATACATGATGGCTCCGCTGCGTCCGAAGATATGCAAGGTTACTTGAAGCTCGTGCATGAGCTTGCCAATGAGTGATGGATCGCGACCAATGCAAAGCGGTGCAATGATTTTCTCAATTGCCACTTTCACAGCCGGGATCACGGTAAACCCAAAACTTTCGCCCCAACCGACAAGCCCTTGATCTGTGGTTACTTTTACGATCAGCGAATCGACGGTTTTCAAATCCTTCCCGCCCCATGCGCCGGTATCCGACCTGCCTCCGGCGGTAAATGGAATACGCAATGGAATGGCTTCGATCGTTTCTATCTTCCTGCTGACGGTGATGCTCATGGTGGCGTTCCTGTCAATGCAGAAGTCATCGTTTGTCTCACTATGGCGTCGTCGTATCAGAGTGACGACCGGGAATCTACTTGAAGCGCTCCATTAGAAAGAAGCGCTGATGCATCGCGCATGACTTTTTGGACGACGTCGCCTGCGGAAGGAAGGTCTTGAACTAAGCCAATGGCCTCGCCTGCGATCACTGCTGCAATGTCGAAGTTGCCTTCCCGGCGTGCCTCTGCGTATTTTGAAGCCTCTTCTTGATGCCGCAACAACTCGATCTCGCGACCGAACCAGCGGTCCAAATGTATATTGCGCAGACAGCGTCCGGTAAAAGGAGCGGGCCATATATTGCGTCGGGAGATATCGAACACGATGCTGCGCAACGTGTCGTCACCCGTGGCGGCAAGGACACGCTCCTTTGCCGCTTGCAGCGCGGCCGATTCCTGTGTGGCGTAAAACCGTGTTCCCATGAGTGCTCCTGAAGCGCCAAGCATGAACGCTGCGGCCAACCCGCGACCGTCGGCAATTCCGCCTGCAGCGACGATCGGCAGCGTGCTTCCAAGCGCATCCACAATTTCCGGCACCAAGGTAAACAGCCCACGAGACATGCCATGACCGCCGGCCTCCGCCCCCTGCGCGACGAGGATATCGGCACCGCTCTCTGCGGCTTCTTTTGCAAGGGCGAGGGACTGGACCTGACAGACCAAAATCGCGCCGGTGCGTTTGATTCGATCGGCGAATGGCTTTGGATTCCCGAAAGAAAGCATGACTGCTGCCGGTTTATGCTCCAGAGCGATGTCAAGAAGCCTGGGGTTCTTTGCCATGCTCCAAGTGATGAAGCCGACGCCATAACGTGACTTGGCTTGT is drawn from Noviherbaspirillum saxi and contains these coding sequences:
- a CDS encoding DUF6572 domain-containing protein; this encodes MAIEATNEVDAVGVDKASDETVLTIIDSLDWDNVSDHLYLLQEKLNAYLGFIESGELASAYPGSAGRKCRIDLILRFTLPPAAVASFEKIGTITKDYGAPFRWEVANV
- a CDS encoding site-specific integrase, with amino-acid sequence MSPLRQQMIADMQLRGLAQRTQKTYLAVVEQLADYYHQSPAHLTQNQIQCYLLHLIEDRKLAWSSTNQAACALRFLYRTTLHQPDTYCCIPARKSAAQLPEILSPNEVARLLDACLLLKHRALLMTTYAAGLRVSETCALKVDDIDSERMMLRIEGGKGGRDRYSLLSPALLETLRQYWRAERPRHWLFAKRNGSGPIDVSQAQKVFYRAKRRAGIHKVGGIHSLRHAFATHLLEAGVDIHTIGRLMGHDKITTTARYLHLRQQQAKTNSPLDLLSALKNKQ
- a CDS encoding IS91 family transposase, encoding MAGCGRTELADIFRLHGQGYLATHALARSQAKAWRAIVSCRTPALGGHVDQCAACGTTRHVYHSCRNRHCPRCQTRAKEQWIANRHRELLPVPYTHLVFTIPHALNGVASHHFRAITDILFASAAATLTAFGGNPRWLGGKLAFSLVLHTWSQSLMRHLHVHALVASGALTPDGQWVSSRRGFLFPVKALSKVFRGKFIDALTQAREQGRLNQDANTSDAAWRQLLRELRRHDWVVYAKQPLGGPAQVLEYLARYTHRVAISHERLVSMANGTVAFRVRDNANPGKKRIERLPAQQFIGRFLLHVLPLGFKRIRHYGILASVHKHRQLARCRQALAAPEPDAAIIETVDAFLRRVTGQALACCPHCGQPAMRLMEVVAPSRWHACSTGPP
- a CDS encoding esterase/lipase family protein, with the protein product MDPPYVFTLIHGTFRPKAAWTQPGSKLRDFLEARYPGCVITAPEWSGINTHIGRLKESENIGNCLLDQHQRHPAAKHFVIAHSHGGTIVLHACEDESVRQSLSGVITLGTPFIHSRRRDLRGPIRLFKEIVKLGRNLYLMWLWAITLLFLGVVAFIYEIANVNGRFSSSVGTAVTVVCLVVFIGILFISIKLRLKKSILHAVIAVAFKKVRAKQRRLYVSMREPYRFVRDTRLLAVSVDLDEARMLLRILRGFGGLAHFIHDVLSYAIRPAVYISFLLGFAVLLKRMYLFYAKTPNVVEFLMRSSFGIAKFQLWGFFWIAILSLLLHGLMIVWPIVRLHRYGYGEESFWPNWLLDIHVRKSPGLGPKWSLKKVPSQVKFGRHSFLYNDPVVMKAVAEWIESPELFATVSSPEQTLGKRPSGSMVVRVVSWILLAALAVWLWLDPIQIYHIHS
- a CDS encoding serine/threonine-protein kinase, producing the protein MSELIKFLSTGSIIAIVISAAIVILTVIVTVIYVVAFAQGRSISFWPPSIGERPKALVNPLNGGEDMVSSDASTTEAFPSPVVGRGTILDGAAGKKYRVSSAFFGGTRATLYKAEDPGGHTVLAKVYWRGLTPNSPPWELFQQEQRSAEILTHRNIVQTLDRGLRIGYPFTILEYLQGGSLQDWLRTHNRLPGRDILSIASQIAEALDYAHSRGVIHLDVKPGNVLFESNPEGRVALSDFGIAKILGAVERVITVIPREFAGTPGYLAPELIVGMPPTPQADIYSFGIVLFEMISKVIPFDDTREILAVLEAKVNKDAPDIRSFRPDVPNEIAERLAQVLARDLSLRPATAHAVISGIEERIREL
- a CDS encoding VOC family protein; translated protein: MTSKNTICLWYDGGAVEAANFYAETFPDSAVGAVLRAPGDYPDGKQGDVLTVEFTVVGIPCVGLNGGPHFKHNEAFSFQIATDDQAETDRLWNAIVGNGGQESECGWCKDRWGLSWQITPRALIAAISDPDPAAAKRAFDAMMTMKKIDIAAIEAARLG
- a CDS encoding cytochrome P450, which produces MASNPMLEPSSLAPPHRSIRDLPGPRGVPFLGNALQIKTSRIHLQLEAWSRVYGERYRISLGPRTFLVTSNQNDISQVMKDRPDGFRRTSRLEMISKGFGMGGLFSANGEQWKRQRPLIMSAFNPGHVKAYFSAIHTATRRLQQRWKNFSESGAAFELEPDLMRYTVDITAGLAFGTDINTIESKEEIIQEHLQDIFRMLQKRLFAPIPYWRWIRLAEDRKLDQDLQSVGVAITGFIAAARQRMQNNPSLYEQPSNLLEAMIAARDGNDSKLSESELAGNMLTMLLAGEDTTAHTLAWLIHFLYCSPQVLERVRQEVNSVLGAEPIATRHEQLSQLDYVDACIQEAMRLKPVGPIMATEANQDTVLAGISLPKGSLVMLLTRMGCLNEEHFDAPQAFLPERWLGGATPATHRKISIPFGAGPRTCPGRYLALEEMKMLISMLLHNFDIDSVQTTDGDTVEERLSFTLVPVGLQMRLADRRS